From a region of the Asterias amurensis chromosome 2, ASM3211899v1 genome:
- the LOC139954225 gene encoding dual specificity tyrosine-phosphorylation-regulated kinase 2-like, which yields MVDATMVDTYSISRKPNVNLQGASRTRSLTTGEPLSYPAHITDSTGRTVGNHAQHVELPPIKSHTIGGTKVQKTSENIPNGIQVQQLFEPDDNHNYKRQVQPPGKVSNGMVTNHARRPSSDNSTDSKSNSAKQRSLPMTPEEAMKMYMHKLTSYEHHEIFNTQQIYFVGPNAKKRQGVIGGANNCGYDDDQGSYIHVQHDHVAYRYEVLKILGKGSFGQVVKVYDHKTNQHIAIKMVRNEKRFHRQAQEEIRILEHLKKQDKDNNMNIIHVIDSFNFRNHICITFELLSMNLYELIKKNKFQGFSLQLVRKFAHSLLQCLDALHRNRIIHCDMKPENILLKQQGRSGIKVIDFGSSCYEHQRIYTYIQSRFYRAPEVILGARYGMPIDMWSLGCILAELLTGYPLLPGEDEGDQLATMIELLGMPPTRLIEQSKRAKNFINSKGHPRYCTVTTLPDGTTVLNGGRSRRGKVRGPPGSKDLVKALKGCDDPLFIDFLKRCMDWDPQSRMTPSQALRHAWLRRRLPKPPVVDASASAKHKRHGSSAVSKLPPTGQNASAKTRQAGDPTARTVLPKIVT from the coding sequence ATGGTAGATGCAACAATGGTGGATACTTACTCAATTTCGCGAAAGCCCAACGTGAACTTGCAGGGGGCTTCGCGGACGCGTTCACTGACGACCGGAGAGCCGCTGTCGTACCCGGCACATATCACGGACAGTACGGGGCGGACGGTAGGAAACCACGCTCAACATGTTGAATTACCGCCGATTAAAAGTCACACTATCGGGGGAACGAAGGTGCAGAAAACCAGTGAGAATATCCCGAATGGTATCCAGGTCCAGCAGTTATTCGAACCGGACGATAATCATAACTATAAACGGCAAGTTCAGCCACCGGGGAAAGTCTCAAACGGCATGGTAACGAATCACGCCCGCCGCCCGTCTAGTGACAACAGCACGGACTCGAAATCCAACTCGGCTAAGCAACGTTCACTACCCATGACACCAGAAGAGGCTATGAAAATGTACATGCACAAACTCACATCCTATGAGCACCATGAGATCTTCAACACACAGCAGATATATTTTGTTGGACCGAACGCCAAGAAAAGACAGGGCGTCATTGGAGGGGCAAATAACTGCGGATACGACGACGACCAAGGATCATACATTCATGTTCAGCATGATCACGTCGCATATCGATATGAAGTCTTGAAGATCCTCGGAAAAGGAAGCTTCGGTCAAGTAGTGAAAGTGTACGACCATAAGACAAACCAGCACATAGCCATTAAGATGGTGCGCAACGAGAAACGATTTCATCGACAGGCGCAGGAAGAGATCCGGATCTTAGAACACCTCAAGAAGCAGGACAAGGATAACAATATGAACATAATTCATGTCATCGACAGTTTCAACTTCCGCAACCATATATGCATCACCTTTGAGTTGCTAAGTATGAACTTGTACGAACTCATCAAGAAGAATAAATTTCAGGGATTCAGTCTGCAACTGGTTCGGAAGTTTGCCCACTCATTGTTGCAGTGTCTAGATGCGCTACATCGGAATCGTATCATTCACTGCGACATGAAACCAGAGAACATTCTCCTGAAGCAGCAGGGACGCAGCGGCATCAAAGTGATCGACTTTGGATCCAGCTGTTACGAGCATCAGCGTATCTACACCTACATCCAGAGTCGCTTCTACCGAGCACCAGAAGTCATACTCGGAGCCCGATACGGAATGCCCATCGATATGTGGAGCCTCGGCTGCATCTTGGCGGAGCTTCTCACAGGATACCCTCTCCTCCCCGGTGAAGACGAAGGAGACCAACTAGCTACCATGATTGAACTCTTGGGGATGCCCCCGACAAGACTAATCGAGCAGTCCAAGAGAGCTAAGAATTTCATCAACTCCAAGGGTCATCCACGCTACTGTACAGTCACCACCCTGCCAGATGGAACCACCGTACTGAACGGCGGGCGCTCCAGGCGAGGGAAAGTACGCGGTCCACCAGGGAGTAAGGATCTTGTGAAGGCGCTGAAGGGTTGCGACGACCCACTGTTCATAGATTTCCTGAAGCGATGCATGGATTGGGATCCCCAGAGCAGGATGACCCCAAGTCAGGCGCTGCGTCACGCTTGGTTACGGAGGAGGTTACCCAAACCACCTGTTGTAGATGCGTcggcttctgctaagcacaagagGCACGGGTCATCAGCTGTTTCAAAGCTGCCTCCAACGGGCCAGAATGCAAGTGCCAAGACACGTCAGGCTGGCGATCCGACAGCAAGGACTGTACTACCAAAGATTGTCACATAA